The following are encoded together in the Pectobacterium wasabiae CFBP 3304 genome:
- the ispF gene encoding 2-C-methyl-D-erythritol 2,4-cyclodiphosphate synthase: MRIGHGFDVHKFGGEGPLVIGGVRIPYTQGLLAHSDGDVVLHAVTDALLGAAALGDIGKLFPDTDPAFKGADSRGLLREAWRRINEKGYQLGNLDVTIIAQAPKMAPHIPQMRVNLAEDLQCHMDDVNVKATTTEQLGFTGRGEGIACEAVALLVKKETGEIVAW, from the coding sequence ATGCGTATCGGTCACGGTTTTGATGTCCATAAGTTCGGTGGAGAAGGTCCGCTGGTGATCGGTGGTGTGCGAATTCCTTATACTCAAGGCCTGCTGGCACATTCCGATGGGGATGTGGTGTTGCATGCGGTGACTGACGCCCTGTTGGGTGCCGCCGCGCTGGGCGATATTGGCAAACTGTTCCCTGATACCGATCCGGCCTTTAAAGGTGCGGACAGCCGTGGCCTGCTGCGTGAAGCCTGGCGTCGTATCAATGAAAAGGGCTATCAGCTAGGTAATCTGGACGTCACAATTATTGCGCAAGCGCCGAAAATGGCTCCCCATATCCCGCAAATGCGCGTGAATCTGGCGGAAGATTTGCAGTGCCATATGGATGACGTCAACGTGAAAGCGACCACGACAGAACAGTTGGGTTTTACCGGCCGTGGCGAAGGCATTGCCTGCGAAGCCGTTGCCTTATTAGTGAAAAAAGAAACGGGCGAAATTGTCGCGTGGTAA